One Halioglobus japonicus DNA segment encodes these proteins:
- a CDS encoding circularly permuted type 2 ATP-grasp protein — translation MISKQPPSPQSGQSQVQTLHSALDYPAPGGLLDETRDADGALKPGWDYLLGAVRDLGPEVMRNREEKARRILRDDGATYNIYGKPGSASGSWELDPVPYIISSDDWSQIETGLQERSELFNLILRDLYGPRTLIRHGALPPEALFNHGGFLRACQGVQLPGDHELIMHAVDMVRRPDGSMCILSDRTQAPSGSGYVLENRTVMSRVFPSLYRDSHVHRIASFYQRLRHKLTSLSPSGDLPRVALLTPGAQNETYFEHAYLANYLGFPLVQSGDLVVRNGFLWMKSLDGLKRVDVLLRRVDDVYCDPVELRPDSQLGVPGLLEIVRSGRVVVCNPLGSGALENAILLKYLPGIATLLLGRDLRLDTVKTFWAGDEADLAHITRNIDKLIIKHAWRGSGENSAFGGDLNEEQRTALLARIHHSPFDYVAQEKLDKPYTPAFNGYNLEPRPTLLRTFAVATDSSYTVLPGGLTRIGTSTNGQLISMQEGSPSKDTWVIASEPEREVTTEASIDSLRLAQESPVDSLPSRVVENLYWMGRYAERAEASMRLLRTVFVMLNGEDRITPDATRILLETVSQITYTLPGFTAATPEQLANPEEELLEIISDGNRVGSVRSTINSLLLAADESKELLSTDTIRVINDLQDALDNLDADLSGGLASAPEEALDPLVTSLAGLAGLTQESMIRGVGWRFMDMGKRIERSLQTIATVRGLLSEACGETEQATLLTAMLTSMEALITYRRRGRQQRGLELGADLVLLDRTNPRSLLFQMERLQEHLAELPNAEPLAGELDEENRCLLEAMTTLQLTRVPHLLQVAGKRRPEVETLMTQLAGLLREFSRFISDKHFDHRSGPKQLFTNTRSGS, via the coding sequence ATGATTTCCAAGCAACCGCCCAGCCCCCAGTCTGGCCAATCGCAGGTACAAACCCTGCATTCGGCCCTGGACTACCCGGCGCCCGGCGGTCTGCTGGATGAGACCCGCGACGCCGACGGCGCGTTAAAGCCCGGCTGGGATTACCTGCTGGGTGCGGTGCGCGACCTTGGGCCCGAGGTCATGCGCAATCGCGAGGAAAAGGCTCGCCGCATCCTCCGCGACGACGGCGCCACCTACAACATATACGGCAAACCCGGCAGTGCCAGCGGCAGCTGGGAGCTGGACCCGGTTCCCTATATCATTAGCAGCGACGACTGGTCCCAGATCGAAACGGGCCTGCAGGAACGCTCAGAGCTATTCAACCTGATCCTGCGCGATCTCTATGGGCCTCGCACCCTGATCCGCCACGGCGCCCTCCCTCCGGAGGCACTGTTCAACCATGGCGGCTTCCTGCGCGCCTGCCAGGGTGTCCAGCTGCCCGGTGATCACGAGCTAATCATGCACGCGGTGGACATGGTGCGCCGGCCGGATGGCTCGATGTGTATCTTGTCCGACCGCACCCAGGCGCCCTCGGGCTCAGGCTATGTGCTGGAAAACCGCACAGTGATGTCGCGGGTTTTCCCCAGCCTGTACCGCGACAGCCATGTGCACCGCATCGCCAGCTTCTACCAACGGCTGCGCCACAAACTAACCTCACTCTCGCCCTCTGGCGATCTGCCGCGGGTGGCCCTGCTGACACCCGGCGCGCAGAACGAAACCTATTTCGAACACGCCTACCTCGCCAACTATCTCGGTTTCCCGCTGGTGCAAAGCGGCGACCTGGTCGTGCGCAACGGTTTCCTGTGGATGAAATCCCTGGACGGCTTAAAACGAGTCGACGTGCTGCTGCGCCGGGTCGACGATGTCTACTGCGACCCGGTGGAACTGCGCCCGGATTCACAACTCGGTGTGCCCGGGCTGCTGGAAATCGTCCGCAGCGGCCGGGTCGTGGTCTGCAATCCGCTCGGCAGTGGCGCACTTGAAAATGCGATTTTGCTGAAATACCTGCCGGGTATTGCCACGCTCCTGCTGGGCCGCGACTTACGCCTGGATACGGTGAAAACCTTTTGGGCCGGCGATGAAGCCGATCTCGCCCACATCACTCGCAACATCGACAAGTTGATCATCAAACACGCCTGGCGCGGCAGTGGCGAGAACAGCGCCTTCGGTGGCGACCTCAACGAGGAGCAACGCACCGCGTTGCTGGCGCGAATCCATCACAGCCCCTTCGACTACGTTGCACAAGAGAAGCTCGACAAACCCTACACGCCGGCCTTCAACGGCTACAATCTGGAACCACGGCCAACCCTGCTGCGCACCTTTGCGGTGGCTACCGACAGCTCCTATACCGTGCTGCCGGGCGGCCTCACCCGTATCGGCACCTCGACTAACGGCCAGCTTATCTCCATGCAGGAAGGCAGCCCTTCCAAGGACACCTGGGTCATCGCCTCCGAGCCAGAGCGTGAGGTGACGACAGAGGCCAGCATCGACAGCCTGCGCCTGGCCCAGGAATCGCCGGTGGACAGCCTGCCCAGCCGGGTGGTGGAAAATCTGTACTGGATGGGCCGTTACGCCGAGCGTGCGGAAGCCTCAATGCGCCTGCTGCGCACCGTGTTCGTGATGCTCAATGGCGAGGACCGCATCACCCCGGATGCCACACGCATCCTGCTGGAAACCGTTTCGCAGATCACTTACACCCTGCCGGGATTCACCGCGGCCACCCCCGAGCAACTGGCCAATCCGGAAGAAGAACTGCTGGAGATCATCAGCGACGGCAACCGGGTGGGCAGTGTGCGTTCCACCATCAATTCCCTGCTGCTGGCGGCCGACGAATCCAAGGAGTTACTGTCCACTGACACGATCCGGGTCATCAACGACCTGCAGGACGCTCTGGACAACCTCGACGCAGACCTGTCCGGCGGCCTGGCCTCGGCGCCGGAAGAAGCCCTTGACCCGCTCGTGACATCCCTGGCAGGCCTCGCGGGCCTTACCCAGGAATCCATGATTCGCGGCGTAGGCTGGCGGTTCATGGACATGGGCAAGCGCATCGAGCGCTCGTTGCAGACCATTGCCACCGTGCGCGGCCTGCTCTCGGAAGCGTGTGGAGAGACCGAACAGGCGACCCTGCTGACCGCCATGCTTACATCGATGGAAGCGCTGATCACCTACCGCCGACGCGGGCGCCAGCAACGCGGCCTGGAGTTGGGTGCCGATCTGGTCCTGCTGGACCGCACCAACCCGCGCTCGCTGCTATTCCAGATGGAACGCCTGCAGGAACACCTCGCCGAACTACCGAATGCCGAGCCATTGGCGGGTGAACTCGACGAAGAGAACCGCTGCCTGCTGGAGGCCATGACCACCCTGCAATTGACCCGCGTGCCGCATCTGCTGCAGGTCGCGGGCAAGCGCCGCCCTGAGGTGGAGACCTTGATGACCCAGCTGGCCGGGCTGCTGCGCGAGTTCAGCCGCTTTATCAGCGACAAACACTTCGACCATCGCAGTGGCCCAAAGCAGCTATTCACCAACACGCGGAGTGGCAGCTGA
- a CDS encoding transglutaminase family protein — MRYKVRHTTRYSYPARVTSCYNLANVLPRDTRRQRCLNSNVTVSPMPAVSRSRTDYFGNHAYQFEIQKAHKELVITAESEIQISEAQPDLNLDFGISYAQALHYMRSNRSHHALEAREYLLNSPMIAATEELTNYAQPSFVPDRSLKSCVAELTTRIFSDFTYDPEFSTIATPLSEVLEHKRGVCQDFAHLQVGCLRAVGIPAKYVSGYIETLPAPGEEKLVGADATHAWVAYFCPDEGWLEFDPTNDTAAQTQHIVTAYGRDFLDVTPVKGVIFGGGSAPALDVSVDVSRVSED; from the coding sequence ATGCGGTATAAGGTTCGCCACACTACCCGCTACAGCTACCCGGCCCGGGTAACCTCCTGTTACAACCTGGCCAATGTGCTGCCGCGAGACACGCGGCGCCAGCGCTGCCTGAACAGCAATGTCACGGTGTCGCCGATGCCGGCGGTGAGCCGCTCGCGCACCGACTACTTCGGCAACCACGCCTACCAGTTTGAGATCCAGAAGGCCCACAAGGAACTGGTGATTACCGCCGAGAGCGAGATCCAGATTTCAGAAGCGCAACCGGATCTCAACCTGGACTTCGGCATCTCCTATGCCCAGGCCCTGCACTACATGCGCAGTAACCGCTCGCACCACGCGCTGGAAGCGCGCGAGTACCTGCTGAACTCGCCGATGATTGCTGCGACTGAAGAACTGACCAACTACGCCCAACCCTCATTCGTCCCTGACCGCTCACTGAAGTCCTGTGTGGCGGAGCTGACCACCCGCATCTTCAGCGACTTCACCTATGACCCGGAGTTCTCGACCATTGCCACGCCCCTGAGCGAGGTACTGGAACACAAACGCGGTGTCTGCCAGGACTTCGCCCACCTGCAGGTAGGTTGCCTGCGCGCCGTAGGTATTCCCGCCAAGTATGTGTCCGGTTATATCGAGACGCTGCCGGCGCCGGGCGAGGAAAAGCTGGTGGGCGCAGATGCCACCCACGCCTGGGTTGCCTACTTCTGCCCGGACGAAGGTTGGCTGGAGTTCGACCCCACCAATGACACTGCCGCCCAGACCCAACACATCGTCACCGCCTACGGCCGCGACTTCCTCGACGTGACGCCGGTAAAGGGTGTGATTTTCGGCGGTGGCAGCGCGCCGGCGCTAGACGTCTCGGTCGACGTAAGCCGGGTCAGCGAAGACTAA
- a CDS encoding PilZ domain-containing protein yields MWPQRTIDISLNGVSTDQPDLWDAQYNEPFTLIIKLEDGTDLELHAYLQHVESMRLGFKVQHVDRENIEPLSALLEQHMDPTTLQEELARLD; encoded by the coding sequence ATGTGGCCCCAGCGCACCATCGACATTTCCCTGAACGGCGTGTCCACCGACCAGCCCGACCTCTGGGACGCCCAGTACAACGAGCCTTTCACGCTAATCATCAAACTCGAAGACGGCACCGACCTGGAATTACACGCCTACCTGCAGCACGTCGAATCCATGCGCCTGGGCTTCAAAGTCCAACACGTCGACCGCGAAAATATCGAACCCCTGAGTGCCCTCCTCGAACAACACATGGATCCCACCACCCTCCAGGAAGAACTCGCCCGCCTCGACTAA
- a CDS encoding cytochrome D1 domain-containing protein has product MIKPLSQALCLSLLAVTTQAQTLLVANKSEASVTLFQLPEAEVVATLPTGVGPHEVGVSPDGRQAIVTDYGTRDAGPGQSLTIVDVPARKVLGTLALPQGSMPHGVEWIDNQHAVITAEGIASVLVVDVDAMAVTSQVAVNQQVAHMLALDAAGQRVYTANIGSGTATAVDLKAAAKLKDLPSGAGSEGIALARDGAELWVTNRAADTVTVFDTGSLEQLAAIPVQGFPIRAEADAARGLVYVSLPAADALVAIHVASRKQAWRIDFDIPPDHTRKTLFGDRLPGSSIPIGVQLSGDGKHLYVAHTNSHVVSVWDVDTRERVGLIKTGLEPDGMGWSPR; this is encoded by the coding sequence ATGATCAAGCCCCTGTCACAGGCCCTGTGCCTCTCGCTGTTGGCGGTTACTACGCAGGCCCAGACCTTGCTGGTGGCCAATAAGAGCGAAGCCAGTGTCACCCTGTTTCAGTTGCCTGAAGCGGAGGTAGTGGCCACGCTGCCCACAGGCGTCGGGCCCCATGAAGTGGGCGTGTCTCCGGATGGTCGCCAGGCGATTGTGACGGACTATGGCACCCGGGATGCGGGCCCCGGCCAGTCGCTGACGATTGTCGATGTGCCCGCGCGCAAAGTGCTGGGCACTCTGGCTCTGCCCCAGGGCAGCATGCCCCACGGTGTGGAGTGGATCGATAACCAGCACGCGGTGATTACCGCCGAGGGCATTGCCAGCGTGCTGGTGGTGGATGTCGATGCGATGGCCGTCACCAGCCAGGTCGCAGTGAATCAGCAGGTGGCGCATATGCTCGCCCTCGATGCAGCCGGCCAGCGGGTATATACCGCGAATATCGGTTCAGGGACGGCCACGGCGGTGGATTTGAAAGCGGCCGCCAAACTCAAGGATTTGCCGTCAGGGGCGGGGAGCGAAGGCATTGCGCTGGCCCGTGACGGCGCCGAGCTGTGGGTGACCAACCGGGCTGCGGATACGGTGACCGTGTTTGATACCGGTAGCCTCGAGCAGCTTGCTGCCATTCCCGTGCAGGGTTTCCCGATTCGGGCGGAAGCGGATGCCGCGCGGGGTTTGGTTTATGTCTCGTTGCCCGCAGCGGACGCGTTGGTGGCCATTCATGTGGCCAGTCGTAAGCAGGCCTGGCGGATCGATTTTGACATTCCCCCGGACCACACCCGCAAGACGTTGTTTGGCGACCGCCTGCCGGGCAGTTCTATTCCCATCGGCGTGCAGCTGTCAGGCGACGGCAAGCATTTGTATGTCGCCCATACCAATTCCCACGTGGTCAGTGTGTGGGATGTCGATACCCGGGAGCGGGTGGGGTTGATCAAGACCGGGCTGGAGCCCGATGGGATGGGGTGGTCGCCGCGCTAA